DNA from Desulfobacterales bacterium:
CATAGATGAATTTCGCAGACAAATGGCTTGATAGATGTGGGTCTAATTGCCCGCAGCTTATTACGCCGTATATGTGTTTTTAAACGAACCCCCATGCCCGGGTTTGGGCGCAACAAATCATGAAAAGTATACGGTTTTAAGAATTCAGCAGCCCGAAGTCAGAAGAAGAAAGGAAGGGTTCTAGAGGAATATCTGTAGCGAAGCCTATTTATTTATGGGAGTTATCTATGAAGGCAAAAAGAAAAAAAAAGCGATCGGTGCTGGTTATCCACGGGCCGAATCTGAACATGCTGGGCCAAAGAGAACCGGATGTTTACGGGCGCAAAACCCTTGCGGACATTGACAGTCAATTGGTGGAACGGGGCCGGCGCCTGGATATCGCGGTGGAAACCTTTCAGTCCAACCACGAGGGGGGTATTGTCGATAAGATCCAGGCGGCGGGTGGACATGATGGGCTGATCATCAACCCTGCGTCTTATACCCATACCAGCGTGGCGATCCGGGATGCGCTCCTGCTGCTGCAGATTCCCATCGTTGAAATCCACCTTTCCAACATCGACAAGCGCGAGCCGTTT
Protein-coding regions in this window:
- the aroQ gene encoding type II 3-dehydroquinate dehydratase → MKAKRKKKRSVLVIHGPNLNMLGQREPDVYGRKTLADIDSQLVERGRRLDIAVETFQSNHEGGIVDKIQAAGGHDGLIINPASYTHTSVAIRDALLLLQIPIVEIHLSNIDKREPFRHKSLIADIVTARMAGFGALGYELALEAIARMLSEESQR